A genome region from Panicum virgatum strain AP13 chromosome 4K, P.virgatum_v5, whole genome shotgun sequence includes the following:
- the LOC120701891 gene encoding receptor kinase-like protein Xa21, which yields MACCQGVWLGRLLAELTGEEARAPILMVDNQSAIALAKNPVHHDRSKHIDTKYHFIRDCVDGGQIRLEKKIAEANLQASLQQYMRVSYGELVRATNGFASENIIGAGSFGSVYKGIMISTDQQEVAVKVLNLTQHGTSQSFIAECETLKSVRHRNLVKLLTVCSSIGHQGHEFKALVYKFLPNGNLDQWLHQNFHEDEEPKVLDLISRLQIAIDVASSLEYLHQHKPLPIVHCDLKPSNVLLDTDMVAHVSDFSLARFLHQDLQQSGSWASMRGTIGYAAPEYGLGNEVSIQGDVYSYGILLLETFTGKRPTDSEFVQALGLRKYVEMALPERVANIIDQNLLQEVEDCEARSTTSCSNEDIKISCIISILRIGTSCSAEMPTDRPWIGDALKELESIRDKLRKDFLQEGLPRHSRAQEH from the exons ATGGCATGTTGCCAGGGAGTTTGGCTGGGGCGGCTGCTGGCAgagctcaccggagaagaagctCGGGCACCCATCCTGATGGTGGACAACCAGTCCGCCATCGCCTTAGCAAAGAACCCCGTCCACCACgaccggagcaagcacatcgacACCAAGTATCACTTCATCCGTGATTGCGTCGATGGTGGACAGATCAGGCTCGA GAAAAAGATTGCAGAAGCAAACCTACAAGCATCACTCCAACAATATATGAGGGTTTCTTATGGTGAATTAGTAAGGGCAACAAATGGTTTTGCTTCTGAGAATATTATCGGTGCAGGAAGCTTTGGCTCAGTCTATAAGGGTATAATGATAAGCACTGACCAACAAGAAGTCGCTGTTAAGGTCCTCAATCTCACACAACATGGTACATCTCAAAGTTTCATTGCAGAATGTGAGACGTTGAAAAGTGTTCGACATCGGAATCTAGTGAAGTTATTGACAGTATGTTCAAGCATTGGTCATCAGGGTCACGAATTCAAGGCCCTTGTATACAAGTTCCTACCAAACGGAAATTTAGACCAATGGTTACACCAGAATTTCCATGAAGATGAAGAACCCAAGGTGTTAGATCTCATTTCGAGACTACAGATTGCAATTGATGTAGCATCCTCACTTGAATATCTCCACCAACACAAGCCTTTGCCAATCGTTCACTGCGACCTTAAGCCAAGCAATGTTCTCCTTGATACTGACATGGTCGCTCATGTCAGTGATTTTAGCCTAGCAAGGTTTCTACATCAAGACTTGCAGCAGTCAGGTAGTTGGGCATCAATGAGAGGAACAATTGGTTACGCTGCTCCAG AGTATGGACTGGGTAATGAAGTCTCAATCCAAGGTGATGTTTATAGCTACGGAATCCTATTGTTGGAGACGTTCACAGGAAAAAGACCAACGGACAGTGAATTCGTACAAGCCCTTGGACTTCGCAAGTATGTTGAAATGGCACTGCCAGAAAGGGTGGCTAACATCATAGACCAAAACTTACTACAAGAGGTAGAGGACTGTGAGGCAAGAAGCACAACCTCTTGCAGCAATGAGGACATCAAAATTTCTTGCATCATATCGATTCTGCGCATTGGAACTTCCTGTTCTGCAGAGATGCCAACAGACCGTCCATGGATCGGAGATGCCCTCAAGGAGTTGGAGTCAATCAGAGACAAGCTTCGGAAGGATTTCCTCCAAGAAGGATTGCCAAGGCATAGCAGGGCTCAAGAGCATTGA
- the LOC120701892 gene encoding secreted RxLR effector protein 161-like: MEEKVKLSKDSTAPLVDATSYRSIVGALRYLTHMRPDIGFAVGYVSRFMAEPREDHLTAVKHLLRYVAGTRDYGLVYPRRSRGELELIGFSDSDMAGDVDGRRSTTGVLFFLGACPISWQSMK, encoded by the coding sequence ATGGAGGAGAAGGTGAAGCTGTCAAAGGACAGCACGGCCCCCTTGGTGGACGCCACGAGCTACCGGAGCATCGTCGGCGCATTACGTTACCTCACGCACATGCGGCCGGACATTGGGTTCGCCGTGGGGTACGTGAGCCGGTTCATGGCAGAGCCGCGGGAGGATCACCTCACCGCGGTCAAGCATCTGCTCCGCTATGTGGCAGGGACGCGCGACTACGGGCTCGTCTACCcaaggaggagcagaggagagcTGGAACTGATTGGGTTCAGCGACAGCGACATGGCGGGCGACGTTGATGGACGAAGGAGCACGACTGGtgtgctcttcttccttggagcgTGCCCGATCTCCTGGCAATCGATGAAATAG
- the LOC120701894 gene encoding uncharacterized protein LOC120701894: MPTSENAQVDGASTEAVNLLKRNSDDVGWEYGVLVDANNKDKVRCNLCNKEMRGGIYRLKQHLAHEGKNVTKCPVRTQQSSEAKAKCKKALEDAKRKREEKTVRELELRAEVDVSRVGESEEVTCVVSSQPHKLGAIDKWTRAIDPTATKTESLKQQQLNKELWKERSNEVYKYIARWVYNHAIPFNACDNDDFKQMCEAIEQFRPGFQPPSDDLLREKLLEQEYARTKSLMQERQAEKLKNGCSVMPDVWSDRKRRSIMNLCTNCAEGTEFISSKEMSDVSHTSEVIFELVDKAIEDLGLENVVQVVTDNASNNMVAKKLLLEKRPQIFWTSCAAHTINLMLQGIGNLPRFKKVIDQAKAFTIFVYGHTRTLDCLRYFMEGKEVVRAGVTRFASNFLTLNSMLEKKDQLRKMVVHTRWDLLKDVKSKKGKYATATILSPTFWKEVKLILAVFEPLFKVLRLADGDVKASMGFIYGELLKAKREIKEVFGNNETRFKDVLVVIEKKMNERFNSPLHLTAYFPVIKTTFSRENVLVKRPFKR; the protein is encoded by the exons ATGCCGACATCAGAGAATGCACAAGTTGATGGAGCCAGCACTGAGGCAGTGAATCTCCTGAAAAGGAACTCAGATGATGTTGGATGGGAGTATGGTGTTCTTGTTGATGCTAACAACAAGGACAAGGTCAGGTGCAACCTTTGTAATAAGGAGATGAGGGGAGGGATTTATAGGCTGAAGCAGCATTTGGCTCATGAAGGAAAGAATGTGACTAAATGTCCAGTTAGAACACAACAGTCTTCAGAGGCTAAAGCAAAGTGCAAGAAAGCACTAGAAGATGCAAaaaggaagagggaggagaagaCTGTCCGTGAGCTAGAACTTAGAGCGGAAGTGGATGTGTCTAGGGTTGGAGAGTCAGAGGAAGTCACTTGTGTTGTTAGTTCACAGCCTCACAAATTAGGAGCTATTGACAAATGGACACGTGCTATTGATCCTACAGCTACCAAGACTGAGTCTTTAAAGCAACAGCAGCTGAACAAAGAACTTTGGAAAGAAAGATCAAATGAGGTGTACAAGTATATTGCAAGATGGGTCTATAATCATG CAATACCTTTCAATGCATGTGACAATGATGACTTCAAGCAAATGTGTGAAGCAATTGAACAGTTTAGACCTGGATTTCAGCCTCCAAGTGATGATTTACTACGAGAGAAATTGCTGGAACAAGAATATGCAAGAACCAAGAGTTTGATGCAGGAACGTCAAGCTGAGAAGTTGAAAAATGGGTGCTCTGTTATGCCCGATGTTTGGTCAGATAGGAAGAGGAGAAGCATAATGAATCTATGCACTAATTGTGCTGAAGGAACTGAATTCATCAGCTCAAAAGAGATGTCAGATGTGTCACACACAAGTGAAGTCATCTTTGAACTAGTGGACAAAGCAATTGAAGACTTGGGTCTAGAAAATGTGGTGCAAGTAGTGACCGACAATGCCTCCAACAACATGGTAGCAAAGAAGCTATTGCTTGAGAAGAGACCACAGATATTTTGGAcatcttgtgcagctcacacaaTAAACTTGATGCTCCAAGGAATTGGCAACTTGCCTCGGTTCAAGAAAGTGATTGACCAAGCAAAGGCATTTACCATATTTGTCTATGGCCACACAAGAACATTGGACTGCTTGAGATACTTCATGGAGGGGAAAGAGGTAGTGAGGGCAGGAGTGACTAGGTTTGCTTCAAACTTTCTCACTTTGAACAGCATGCtagagaagaaggaccagctaAGAAAAATGGTGGTTCATACTAGGTGGGACTTATTGAAGGATGTGAAATCAAAGAAAGGAAAATATGCCACAGCAACTATATTGAGTCCAACCTTTTGGAAGGAAGTGAAGCTAATATTGGCTGTTTTTGAGCCATTGTTCAAAGTCCTCCGTTTGGCTGATGGGGATGTGAAGGCATCCATGGGTTTCATTTATGGAGAACTACTAAAGGCAAAGAGAGAGATCAAAGAGGTCTTTGGCAATAATGAGACTCGATTCAAGGATGTACTAGTTGTTATTGAGAAGAAGATGAATGAAAGATTTAATTCTCCATTGCATTTGACA